The genomic DNA CTTTTCGTGGCTCCAGTGGCAGCGACGTATCCTCGTGCGTTGGGAATACTACACCGCTAATTTCCTGGGCTTTGTACAACTCGCCTGTACCCTCATCCTGCTAAAGCAATTTTGAGATAGGTTCTAGACAAACGGCCCGCTACCGCCTCCCCAGCGTCCCTCTCTTCAACGCCCGGAAATCCTGAATGCAGGCCAGATATATCTCCTCCGTCTTCGGACGAAGAGCATTTGGATCGATAACGAGTTCAAAGATGATCAGCTCAGTCTTACCGTCGAAATATGAGAGCATCACGTTCGGAATGAACCGTTGCTTACTGTCCAGATAGAAGGCTGTGATGGCTTCACCGCTTCCGGCAAAAACCGAATCCACGGGCCGAATCAATATATCGGCACCGTAATGTTTCCGTATAGAGAGCGTGTCCTGAACCAGCACGCTGTCAAAATCGATCCCGCGAATCTTGTAGATATTCACCCCGATCATCATCATAGCCGAGCTGTAGTCATCCACTTTCGGCACGAAAGCAAACGAGTACCCGTCTCCCGCGGCCTCGTCGGTGACCATCCGGAACCCCTTTGGAGCGGGGAAGACATATCGAAGCGATTCTCCCTCGTAATATGCTGTGTTGCTGTCCAGAACGACGCCGTTGTCTTGCGCAGCCAGACCAGCAGCAAGACAGAGGGATGTGACTATGGAAAGAGAAACAAGTCTCATTATCTCTATATCGGAAGAGGGGGCGAACAGCTTGAACCGGTTAGTAAGGCACTAATAACGGACCCTCACCCTAACCCACAGAGTGGGGGAGGGGAATGAACTGGGCTTGTGAACGGCACACGTCCTCGTGTGCCGGAAGTCGGCAGACCGGGAGGTCTGCCGTTTATGGATGAACCGCAAAAAACAAAAGGCCCCTCTTGCGAAGGGCCTTTGTCAAGAACACAGATTAATCTCACCCCGCGCCGCCGGCACGTCGCTTGGCTTCCCCCTTGGCCAAGGCGTGTCCGAACTCGCGGTTCATCTTGGCGATCATCGAAACGCTTATCCCCTTCGGGCAAACCGCCTCGCACTCATACTGATTGGTGCAGCCGCCAAATCCCTCAGCATCCATCTGCGCCACCATCGCGCGGACCCGTCGCTCCCGTTCCACTTGTCCCTGCGGCAAATAAGCGAACTGCGATACCTTCGCCGCCACGAACAGCATGGCGGAGGCGTTTTTGCACGCCGCCACGCAGGCGCCGCAGCCGATACAGGCCGCCGCGTCCATAGCGCTTTCGGCATCGTCTTTGGGGATCGGGATGGCGTTGCCGTCCGGGGCGCCGCCGGCGTTGACCGACACGAATCCACCTGCCTGCATGATCCGGTCGAACGCCGAGCGGTCCACTACCAGGTCTTTAACAATCGGGAATGCCTTGGCGCGCCACGGCTCGACATAGATATGGTCCCCGTCTTTGAAATAGCGCATGTGCAACTGGCAGACGGTGGTCTGTTTCTGATGACCGTGCGGGATACCGTCAATCACCAACGAACACATGCCACAGATTCCCTCGCGGCAGTCGTGATCGAAATGGATCGGGTCGGTCCCCTTGGCGATCAATTCTTCATTGACCACGTCGAGCATTTCGAGGAACGACATATGATGATTGATATCGCGGGCCTGATAGATTTCCATACGGCCCTTGTCGGAGGCGTTCTTCTGACGCCACACGTGCAGTGTCAGATTCATTATTTGTAACTCCTTTGGGCCAGTTGAATGGTCTCGAACGTCAGTTGCTCCTTATGCATCACAGGCGATTTCCCTTCCCCCTGGTATTCCCAGCAGGAGACATGGCAGAAATTGGCGTCGTCACGGAGGGCTTCCCCTTCCGGCGTTTGGCTCTCCTCGCGGAAATGCCCGCCGCAGGACTCGGCCCGTTCCAGCGCATCCAGACACATCAGTTCGCCGAACTCCAGAAAGTCCGCCAGCCGGCCAGCCTTCTCCAACGACTGATTCAATTCCTCGCCAGTTCCAAGCACCGTGACGTTTTTCCAAAACTCATCGCGAATCTCCGGAATTCGTTTCAGTGCCTTGCGAAGGCCGGCGTCATTGCGCGCCATCCCGCAAAACTCCCACATCGCCAGCCCGAGCTCCCGATGAATCGAATCCACCGAGCGCTTCCCTTTGATCGACAGGAGTTTTTTCGTTCGCTCAGCTACTTCGGTTTCAACCTTCTTGAACTCCGGATGATCCGCTTTCACTTTCACCTTGCCGTGCTGCGCGAGATAATCGGCGATCGTGTACGGCAAGATAAAATAACCGTCGGCCAAACCCTGCATGAGCGCGCTGGCCCCCAGACGGTTCGCGCCGTGGTCGGAGAAATTCGCCTCGCCAATCACATGAAGACCCGGAATGTTGGACATCAGATTGTAATCCACCCAGAGCCCGCCCATCGTGTAGTGCGGAGCGGGGTAGATGCGCATCGGGACCTCGTATGGATTCTCACCGGTAATCCGCTCATACATTTCGAACAGATTTCCATATCGCTCCTCGATCGTGCTCTTGCCGAGCCGCCCGATCGAGTCGGAAAAGTCGAGATATACACCTTTGCCGGTCTCGCCGACTCCGTGCCCTTTGTCGCAAAGATCCTTTGCAGCACGTGATGATATATCACGGGGCGCCAGATTGCCGTAGGTCGGATATTTCCGCTCCAGATAGTAATCCCGTTCATTTTCGGGTATCTGATTGGCCGGCCGCTTGTCGCCTGCTGTCTTCGGCACCCAGATACGACCGTCGTTGCGAAGCGATTCGGACATAAGAGTCAATTTCGATTGGTAATCGCCGCTCACTGGAATGCACGTAGGGTGGATCTGCGTATAGCAAGGGTTGGCCATCAGAGCGCCGCGTTTGTAGGCGCGCCAGATCGCCGTGACATTGCACCCCTTCGCGTTGGTCGACAGATAGAATACGTTACTATACCCGCCGGTGCCAAGCACAACGGCGTCCGCAGCATGCGAGCTAATCCGGCCGCTGATCATGTCGCGAACGACAATCCCCTTGGCGTGACCGTCAACCACCACCAGGTCCAGCATCTCCGAGCGGTTGTACATTTTGACCTGACCGCGTCCGATCTGTCGAGACAGCGCCGAATATGCTCCCAGGAGCAATTGCTGGCCGGTTTGACCGCGCGCATAAAACGTCCGCGAGACCAGTGCTCCGCCGAATGATCGATTGTCCAGAAGCCCCCCGTACTCGCGCGCGAACGGCACCCCCTGCGCCACGCACTGGTCGATAATGGAATTGGACACCTGCGCGAGTCGGTACACGTTCCCTTCTCGTGCCCGGAAATCTCCTCCTTTTACCGTATCGTAGAACAACCGATAGATGCTGTCGCCGTCGTTCGGATAGTTCTTTGCCGCGTTGATGCCCCCTTGCGCGGCAATACTGTGTGCCCGCCGCGGTGAATCCTGAAAACAGAAACACGATACGTTATAGCCAAGCTCGGCCAGCGATGCCGCCGCCGATGCCCCGGCTAATCCACTCCCCACCACGATTATCTCATACTTCCGTTTATTGGCCGGATTGATGAGCTTCATCTCATAACGATGCTTATCCCATTTCTCGGCCAACGGTCCTGACGGAACTTTGGAGTTCAATTGCATATCCTCACACCTCCCCCGGAAGTTTCACCACACCGGCGAGTACGGCGATTGGTACCGAGATATACCCCAGGAATATCAGAGTCGACACCGCCATGCTAATCCGCTCCAGCGGCGTTTTCACCCGCTCATTGCACCAGCCAATTGTCTGGAACATGCTGGCGATTCCGTGGCTGAGGTGATAGCAGAGGAGTCCAACCGCCACAATGTAGAACCCGGAGATATAGAGATTCCTGAATCCCAATATCACCATCGAATAAACATCGTACCGCCCGAGCGAATCCACCAGATCGGCGAAGCGCGGATCGGTCGTTCGGACCGTGAAATGCAGGAGGTGATAGACGACAAATGTCCCGATCAACAAACCGGTCCAGATCATCGTGCGCGAAGCCAACGATGCCTGCACGGTGTCCCGTTTGCGATAGCCGACCGGTCGCGCCGACCAGTTCTCCAGTTTGAGCTGGATCCCCATCCAAATGTGGATCACGATGCAGGCCAGCAAGAATAGCCGTATCAGCCAAAGCATCGCGCCCAGCGAGTGAAGCGCCTCGGCGTAGGCGTTCAGACGGTCCTGGCCGACAAAAATCTGAAGGTTCCCAGCCATGTGTCCCACCACGTACCCAAACGACACAAATCCGGTCACCGCCATCAGGATTTTTTTGCCGACCGACGATGTTATGAGAATGCCGGGAAGTGAGCGCGCCCGGCTCGTAACCGCAGTACTCATTGGTGTCCCTTTCGCATTGGAGCCTCGAAAATAGGCCGTGCGACAGACCGAGTCAAACGAAAAATGGGTTGGTCTATCCGGTCTATGTTTCTGTCTATCAAACAACTCCGCCTGGCCTGCGCTATCCCTCTGCAAACGCAAAGACATAAAGTATTTGACAACGCGGTCGAATCATCCTATGGTAACATTTGCATACTGTTGTGTATAAGAATTCACGATAGCACTCGATAGAGACTGGAGAGCAATCATGTCAAAACGAGTTTTGTTGGGTATTTTGTCGTCACTGGTCGTCGTCGCCATCGCCTTCATGGCATTGGCCGGCGATCAACCCCAGACTCCCCCCAAATCGCCCGCAAAGGGAGCGGAAAAATCGATTGGCGCCACGGAGAGTATGGGCAAGGCCACCTTGGGTCCGATCGACAAGGGATCAGAGATTTCGGTAAAGATCTCCGGGCCGGGGGCGGTCGATGCCAGCACAATCAAGGTCGGAGAGAAAGTGTCGATTGACCTGTACTTTAGCAACAGCAAACCGCGGAAGGCGTTTACGACCGGTTTCAAGCTCAGCTCACCTGATATCAAAACGCTCGAGCATCCGGCCGATCCGGGCATGGGTGTGAATGAGACAGGCGATATCAAAGGTCACAACGGCTGGAACGACAACTCGGTGTGGGATCTCAAAGGCCTGCTCGTGAACAAAGGGGACTGGGATGGCACGCTGCCGGACTATGTGGGTATCGGCGGTGTGGCGGTGAAACAGCGTTTCCAGCCGCAAGCGTCCACCAAACAGGTTTCGTTCGACCTCGTAGTTCCGGAGGCGGGCACATTGGTTGTCGATTCCGTATTTTTCCCGCCGGGCGGATACTGGAAATTTTCCGACAACGACAGACCGGCCTGGGGCGGTCCTTATACATTCAAGGTCGTGAAGTAAGGCGATCGCAAAATCAAACCCGCCTTCGGGCGGGTTTTTTTGTGGGTGATCGTGCGATATGAAACCGGAAGAATCGATAATTGTTCAGAGCTGTAGATCTCTTCGATGGTCGCTGGTTGTCGCTTATGTGCTTACGGCAACTTCCGCCTATTCAGACTCTACCGATATCAAACTTATCGCCAAAGACGCCGCCGGAGCGGACTCCTCCCGCTTCATTGTCCGCATTGAACGTGTGGATATCGTCAATCGAAGAATCAATGATACTCTCGACATCACCCTCGAAAGCTTCGACACTCCGGTAGCCGGTTTCGATTTCAAGATCGCCGGGAATGACCCCAGCGTCGATATCGTGTCGGTTCTGCCGGGCATCGTCTATGACTCCTGCCAGTGGGATTACTTCTCCGCCAAACGGATCAACACCTTCGACAAAGCCGGCTGGCCGTTGGTGCTCTGGCATGTGGTCGGCCTGGCCCGCGCCATGCCGGGCGCTTCCAAGCCGATCTGCTTTGGGTTCGACCGCGAAGCACCGATCATCAGGCTCGTTGTCTCGAACGAACATGTGTTGCAAATGCCCGAGACCGAGACCGCCATTTTCTTCTTCTGGGAGAAATGCACCGACAACGTCGTCTCCGGGATGTCCGGCACCAAACTCTCCGTTTCAAACAACGTGCTCGATTACTTTCCGGTCGATTTGCCGTCCCCGGAGAATCTGTTTCCCACCCGCAAAGGGACACCGTCCCAATGTATAAACCTCAGCCGCCCCAACCACCCGCTTCGCCAGATTGAGTTC from Candidatus Zixiibacteriota bacterium includes the following:
- a CDS encoding fumarate reductase/succinate dehydrogenase flavoprotein subunit is translated as MQLNSKVPSGPLAEKWDKHRYEMKLINPANKRKYEIIVVGSGLAGASAAASLAELGYNVSCFCFQDSPRRAHSIAAQGGINAAKNYPNDGDSIYRLFYDTVKGGDFRAREGNVYRLAQVSNSIIDQCVAQGVPFAREYGGLLDNRSFGGALVSRTFYARGQTGQQLLLGAYSALSRQIGRGQVKMYNRSEMLDLVVVDGHAKGIVVRDMISGRISSHAADAVVLGTGGYSNVFYLSTNAKGCNVTAIWRAYKRGALMANPCYTQIHPTCIPVSGDYQSKLTLMSESLRNDGRIWVPKTAGDKRPANQIPENERDYYLERKYPTYGNLAPRDISSRAAKDLCDKGHGVGETGKGVYLDFSDSIGRLGKSTIEERYGNLFEMYERITGENPYEVPMRIYPAPHYTMGGLWVDYNLMSNIPGLHVIGEANFSDHGANRLGASALMQGLADGYFILPYTIADYLAQHGKVKVKADHPEFKKVETEVAERTKKLLSIKGKRSVDSIHRELGLAMWEFCGMARNDAGLRKALKRIPEIRDEFWKNVTVLGTGEELNQSLEKAGRLADFLEFGELMCLDALERAESCGGHFREESQTPEGEALRDDANFCHVSCWEYQGEGKSPVMHKEQLTFETIQLAQRSYK
- a CDS encoding succinate dehydrogenase cytochrome b subunit, which produces MSTAVTSRARSLPGILITSSVGKKILMAVTGFVSFGYVVGHMAGNLQIFVGQDRLNAYAEALHSLGAMLWLIRLFLLACIVIHIWMGIQLKLENWSARPVGYRKRDTVQASLASRTMIWTGLLIGTFVVYHLLHFTVRTTDPRFADLVDSLGRYDVYSMVILGFRNLYISGFYIVAVGLLCYHLSHGIASMFQTIGWCNERVKTPLERISMAVSTLIFLGYISVPIAVLAGVVKLPGEV
- a CDS encoding succinate dehydrogenase/fumarate reductase iron-sulfur subunit; translated protein: MNLTLHVWRQKNASDKGRMEIYQARDINHHMSFLEMLDVVNEELIAKGTDPIHFDHDCREGICGMCSLVIDGIPHGHQKQTTVCQLHMRYFKDGDHIYVEPWRAKAFPIVKDLVVDRSAFDRIMQAGGFVSVNAGGAPDGNAIPIPKDDAESAMDAAACIGCGACVAACKNASAMLFVAAKVSQFAYLPQGQVERERRVRAMVAQMDAEGFGGCTNQYECEAVCPKGISVSMIAKMNREFGHALAKGEAKRRAGGAG